Proteins from a genomic interval of Geotrypetes seraphini chromosome 7, aGeoSer1.1, whole genome shotgun sequence:
- the ZBTB42 gene encoding zinc finger and BTB domain-containing protein 42, whose protein sequence is MEFPDHSRHLLQCLSQQRHQGFLCDCTVLVGEAQFRAHRAVLASCSMYFHLFYRDQLDKRDIVRLNSDIVTAPAFSLLLEFMYEGKLEFNCLPVEDVLAAASYLHMYDIVKVCKGKLKNKELCSGEKIDDESDLEKEDEGSDPREPRTHDFNPGSKRIIFAEYDRTLSTGKVASHPGWSSDLVISNSLPAEAESCTTAAGKTKANVNSSTGLLSQRSVDHNQTSSDVDYVLDLSFKPVSGRDSLHPSYAFGQLASDSQQQGTQPLVKDEHDLLSDQDDGEARSPESLHFGHSAKCLVTGLGHMFSGNRDCHTRVDDLDRDRDESEDDMDSADITSSILVPPGNICICPLCSKVFPSPQILQLHLSSHFREKDGPRTKLSPDGSVPTCTLCGKTFSCMYTLKRHERTHSGEKPYTCGQCGKSFQYSHNLSRHAVVHTREKPHACKWCERRFTQSGDLYRHIRKFHCGLVKSLMV, encoded by the coding sequence ATGGAGTTTCCCGATCACAGCCGCCACTTGCTGCAGTGCCTGAGTCAGCAGCGTCACCAGGGCTTCCTGTGCGACTGCACCGTCTTAGTTGGAGAGGCTCAGTTCCGAGCGCATCGGGCTGTCCTTGCTTCTTGCAGCATGTACTTCCATCTTTTCTACAGGGACCAGCTAGACAAAAGGGACATTGTGCGGCTGAACAGCGACATTGTCACGGCCCCGGCTTTCAGCCTGCTGCTGGAATTCATGTACGAAGGTAAGCTGGAGTTTAACTGCCTCCCAGTTGAGGATGTGCTGGCTGCAGCAAGCTACCTTCACATGTATGACATTGTAAAAGTCTGCAAGGGCAAGCTGAAAAATAAAGAACTCTGTTCAGGGGAAAAGATTGACGATGAGTCCGATTTGGAAAAAGAGGACGAGGGTTCAGACCCCAGAGAGCCCCGAACGCATGACTTCAATCCTGGCAGCAAACGGATCATCTTTGCAGAGTACGACAGAACTTTAAGCACAGGAAAGGTCGCCAGTCACCCTGGCTGGTCTTCTGATCTGGTGATTTCCAATTCTTTGCCTGCAGAGGCAGAATCCTGCACTACAGCAGCTGGAAAAACAAAAGCTAACGTTAATAGTTCTACAGGACTTTTGTCCCAGAGGTCTGTTGACCATAACCAGACTTCAAGTGACGTGGATTATGTTCTGGATCTGTCTTTCAAGCCTGTGTCTGGGAGAGATTCCTTACACCCCTCCTATGCCTTTGGACAGCTGGCTTCCGACAGCCAGCAGCAGGGCACCCAGCCACTTGTTAAAGATGAACATGACTTGCTGTCAGATCAGGACGATGGTGAGGCAAGGAGTCCAGAGAGCCTGCATTTTGGGCATTCAGCCAAATGCCTAGTGACAGGGTTAGGACACATGTTCTCGGGAAACAGAGATTGTCACACCAGGGTAGATGACCTAGATCGAGACAGAGACGAGAGTGAAGATGACATGGATTCTGCTGATATTACCTCGAGCATACTTGTGCCTCCTGGGAATATCTGTATCTGCCCCCTGTGTAGCAAAGTTTTCCCCAGCCCCCAGATTCTGCAGCTTCACCTCAGCTCTCATTTTAGAGAGAAGGATGGCCCAAGGACCAAGCTCTCTCCTGATGGTTCAGTGCCCACCTGCACGCTGTGTGGAAAGACCTTTTCTTGTATGTACACCTTAAAGAGACATGAACGGACTCATTCGGGTGAAAAGCCTTACACTTGTGGCCAGTGTGGCAAGAGCTTCCAGTATTCCCATAACCTCAGCCGTCATGCAGTCGTGCACACCAGGGAGAAGCCACACGCCTGCAAGTGGTGTGAGAGACGGTTTACGCAATCTGGTGACTTGTACAGGCACATTCGTAAATTTCACTGTGGCCTTGTGAAGTCCTTGATGGTTTAA